From the genome of Amia ocellicauda isolate fAmiCal2 chromosome 14, fAmiCal2.hap1, whole genome shotgun sequence, one region includes:
- the LOC136768190 gene encoding zinc finger protein 135-like, whose protein sequence is MAEPHTEGSTQRLGALGSDTAGSKVMAKVIKSDPELDCRTQSRGSECGPSAAGAEPGSPRSQCGPSLLSDHIKTEDDTLECVYTVEPRTQTAFRDALSHLKIDNITDRAWDLWPELPVAGQCDLGPELPVAGQCDAESAALRMGLSGGNDSAVRGEILSSQRRQLRPRPPRPPRSSSSPSSPLWRGKQRPHHQPQCRSFTGATELVTQHRTRREKPFHCAECGKRFSQATHLNSHQRIHTGEKPYCCVQCGKRFSQTSNLNKHQHIHTGERPYRCVQCGKRFSQATHLNSHQRTHTGEKPFCCAQCGKGFSQTSSLNKHQRTHTGERPYCCAQCGKGFSRASSLNTHQHIHTGEKPYCCTQCGKSFAQASSLNAHQHIHTGEKPYCCVQCGKGFSSASNLNTHQRIHTGDRPFFCAQCGKSFSQAAHLNTHQHIHIGQRP, encoded by the coding sequence ATGGCAGAGCCACACACTGAGGGGTCGACACAGAGACTTGGGGCACTGGGATCTGACACCGCAGGGTCAAAGGTCATGGCAAAGGTCATAAAGAGCGACCCTGAGCTGGACTGCAGGACCCAGTCTCGGGGAtctgagtgtggacccagtgcagCTGGTGCTGAGCCGGGCTCTCCCAGATCACAGTGTGGACCCAGTCTGCTGTCTGATCACATCAAAACAGAGGACGACACACTGGAGTGTGTTTACACAGTGGAGCCAAGAACACAGACTGCCTTCAGAGACGCACTTAGTCATCTAAAAATTGACAATATTACAGACAGAGCCTGGGACCTGTGGCCTGAgctccctgtagctggacagtgtgacctggggcctgagctccctgtagctggacagtgtgacgCAGAGTCTGCTGCCTTAAGGATGGGGCTCAGTGGGGGGAATGACAGTGCAGTGAGAGGGGAGATCCTATCATCGCAGCGCAGACAGCTGCGTCCCAGACCCCCTAGACCACCTCGCTCCTCCAGCTCCCCCTCCTCACCACTGTGGCGTGGAAAACAGCGTCCCCATCACCAGCCCCAGTGTAGGAGCTTCACAGGGGCAACAGAGCTTGTTACGCAGCACCGCACTCGCAGAGAGAAGCCGTTCCACTGTGCCGAGTGTGGGAAGCGCTTTTCTCAAGCAACACACCTTAACTCACACCAGCgtattcacacaggagagaaaccgtactgctgtgtccagtgtgggaagagattCTCTCAGACAAGTAATCTCAACAAACACCagcacattcacacaggagagagaccttaccgctgtgtccagtgtgggaaGCGCTTTTCTCAAGCAACACACCTTAACTCacaccagcgcactcacacaggagagaaaccattctgctgtgcccagtgtgggaagggcttcTCTCAGACAAGTAGTCTCAACAAacaccagcgcactcacacaggagagagaccgtactgctgtgcccagtgtgggaagggcttcTCTCGGGCAAGTAGTctcaacacacaccagcacattcacacaggagagaaaccgtactgctgtacccagtgtgggaagagtttcgcTCAGGCAAGTAGTCTCAACGCACACCagcacattcacacaggagagaaaccgtactgctgtgtccagtgtgggaagggcttcTCTAGTGCATCTAATctcaacacacaccagcgcattcacacaggagacagACCTTTCttctgtgcccagtgtgggaagagtttctctcaggcagcacacctcaacacacaccagcacattCACATAGGACAGAGACCATAA